The Pirellulimonas nuda genome includes a region encoding these proteins:
- a CDS encoding DUF3592 domain-containing protein: MLTLIGVALLWVAATPVWQWLRVLDWVETPAVLRSVSTVEERGENSTWRRVVASYEYEWDGQQYTGTRVLLPTLKGPFDRRDRRKSVELEGVKQAGGATVCYVNPRSPSEAVLDRSLRVEDLAMGLSFLMIGAGARLVFTYHSRKWQAGIDPALQEKHPGEPWLWNADWRSGRLRSERRFNLGELFGGGLAIGGFTAAFLCIRAFGDSESNLLFWVTAVFCLLSALFAYGILMSLLRWARFGDAVFRMAGPSGVVGGKLVGEVLGPRSLLDADEGTLRLFCTKTTIRKDRETRERDEVSWECELTVTPKRDAGRVVLPVDFTIPSSAESTSRSEDRLVTWRLMARAKLAGPDFAESFVVPVFLTEDSQDGVVVEEPPEPDAFDETSTLDEILVAEGIRVDPLGGSAVRYVAPAGRSRGYAWSTTLWALGWNGVLGGIGYAIYTHADWGATLFWIVAAIACWILLLFGPLLVVAALDGWLHSEELTIDDERWTTRIGWWGLPKWRTEFLAGNIRRIVVKHSKGGSVRVGNGPEKKSPGANDLFAEVAGAKLPRTLLRRVKSRRGSALLGEEIRRRAGVEEPLVTVDEFAELKAKLQERREEGG, from the coding sequence GTGCTGACACTGATTGGTGTGGCGCTGCTGTGGGTGGCGGCAACGCCGGTTTGGCAGTGGTTGCGTGTGCTTGACTGGGTTGAGACGCCGGCGGTGTTGCGGTCGGTGTCGACGGTGGAGGAACGCGGGGAGAACTCGACGTGGCGGCGCGTAGTCGCCAGTTACGAATACGAGTGGGACGGCCAGCAATACACCGGCACACGGGTGCTGCTGCCGACGCTGAAGGGGCCCTTCGACCGGCGTGACAGACGGAAGTCCGTCGAGCTTGAAGGGGTCAAGCAAGCAGGTGGGGCGACGGTTTGCTATGTGAACCCGCGATCGCCGAGCGAGGCGGTGCTCGACCGCAGCCTGCGGGTCGAAGACTTGGCGATGGGGCTGTCGTTTCTGATGATCGGTGCGGGGGCCCGGCTGGTCTTCACCTACCACTCCCGGAAATGGCAGGCGGGGATCGACCCGGCGCTGCAAGAGAAGCACCCGGGCGAGCCGTGGCTGTGGAACGCGGACTGGCGGTCGGGCCGGCTGCGGTCGGAGAGGCGGTTCAACTTGGGCGAATTGTTCGGTGGCGGGCTGGCGATCGGCGGATTCACGGCGGCTTTCCTATGCATCCGAGCGTTCGGCGATAGCGAGTCGAACCTGTTGTTTTGGGTTACGGCCGTGTTCTGCTTGCTGTCTGCGCTTTTCGCTTACGGCATCCTGATGAGCCTGTTGCGTTGGGCGCGGTTTGGGGACGCGGTGTTTCGGATGGCGGGCCCTTCGGGCGTCGTTGGCGGAAAACTGGTCGGCGAGGTGCTAGGGCCACGGTCACTGCTGGACGCGGACGAGGGGACCCTGCGGCTGTTCTGCACCAAGACGACGATCCGCAAAGACCGCGAGACCCGCGAACGGGACGAGGTGTCGTGGGAGTGTGAGCTGACGGTGACGCCGAAGCGTGATGCGGGGCGGGTGGTGCTGCCGGTGGATTTTACTATCCCGTCGTCGGCCGAATCGACGTCACGAAGCGAGGACCGGCTAGTGACATGGCGGCTGATGGCGCGGGCGAAGCTGGCGGGGCCGGACTTCGCGGAGTCGTTCGTCGTGCCGGTGTTTCTGACGGAGGACTCGCAGGACGGCGTGGTCGTTGAAGAGCCGCCAGAACCCGATGCATTCGACGAGACGTCAACGCTCGACGAGATACTGGTAGCGGAAGGGATTCGGGTGGATCCGTTGGGCGGGAGCGCAGTGCGTTACGTGGCGCCGGCCGGACGGAGCCGAGGCTACGCGTGGTCCACAACGCTGTGGGCGTTGGGCTGGAACGGTGTGCTCGGCGGTATCGGCTATGCGATCTACACGCACGCGGATTGGGGGGCGACGTTGTTCTGGATCGTGGCGGCGATCGCGTGCTGGATCTTGTTGCTCTTCGGTCCCCTGCTGGTGGTTGCCGCGCTCGATGGCTGGCTGCACAGCGAGGAGTTGACCATCGACGACGAGCGGTGGACGACGCGCATCGGCTGGTGGGGGCTGCCGAAGTGGCGGACGGAGTTCTTGGCGGGGAACATCCGTCGGATCGTCGTCAAGCACAGCAAGGGGGGCTCGGTGCGCGTCGGCAACGGGCCGGAGAAGAAGAGCCCCGGGGCGAACGACTTGTTTGCTGAGGTTGCCGGCGCGAAGCTGCCGCGGACGCTGCTGCGGCGGGTTAAGAGCCGCCGGGGCAGCGCGTTGCTGGGAGAAGAGATTCGGCGTCGGGCGGGCGTTGAAGAGCCCTTGGTGACCGTTGATGAGTTCGCGGAGCTGAAAGCCAAACTCCAAGAAAGACGCGAGGAGGGCGGATGA
- a CDS encoding BNR-4 repeat-containing protein — protein MPIPLRVLASAFHAAFLLTPSVIGAEVESGKQAVVRTMDGYKGIWFDLGQRSEFGSKYSGGLGAYTAKHRPLAVYAPAVQKTFFVYGGTTEPSQRHLLAMASYYDHRSRTVPRPVVVHDKGGVNDPHDNPCMQIDETGRLWVFVSGRARGRPGHLYRSRRPYDIESFEHLSEREFTYPQPWWIDGGGFVFLFTKYTGVRELYWSVSDSKGGNWSQDRKLAGMGGHYQVSNEQSGRVITAFNMHPGGDPDKRTNLYFLQTEDQGDTWRTAGGEHVEPPLTDPQCSALVRDYRSEKRLVYLKDIGFDASGNPVILYLTSSDHRPGPVGAPRMWSIAHWTGLEWTFRDITTSSHNYDMGSLYLEPDGTWRVIAPTEEGPQQHGTGGEIAVWTSRDKGQSWTKALSVTKDSRMNHGYVRRPRNAHPDFYGFWADGNPDSMSESRLYFTNRAGDQTWRLPYHMPEAAAAPEVVVDGQ, from the coding sequence ATGCCCATCCCGCTCCGAGTACTTGCGTCCGCCTTCCACGCGGCCTTCTTGCTCACACCAAGCGTAATCGGCGCGGAGGTCGAATCCGGTAAACAAGCCGTCGTACGCACCATGGATGGGTACAAGGGGATCTGGTTCGATCTGGGGCAACGGTCCGAGTTCGGATCGAAGTATTCCGGGGGGCTGGGCGCCTACACCGCGAAGCACCGTCCGCTCGCTGTCTATGCCCCGGCGGTTCAAAAAACGTTCTTTGTCTACGGCGGAACGACCGAGCCGAGCCAACGCCATCTCCTCGCGATGGCCTCTTACTACGATCATCGGTCAAGAACCGTGCCGAGGCCCGTCGTGGTTCACGACAAGGGCGGGGTTAACGATCCGCACGACAACCCATGCATGCAGATCGACGAGACGGGCCGTCTCTGGGTCTTCGTAAGCGGGCGCGCCCGCGGGAGACCCGGCCACCTCTACCGCTCGCGTAGGCCCTACGATATCGAGTCATTTGAGCACCTGTCCGAGCGCGAGTTCACCTACCCTCAGCCTTGGTGGATCGACGGCGGCGGCTTCGTCTTTCTCTTCACGAAGTACACCGGCGTACGCGAACTCTACTGGAGCGTAAGCGACTCGAAGGGCGGGAACTGGAGCCAAGACCGAAAGCTTGCGGGCATGGGAGGGCACTACCAGGTCAGCAACGAGCAAAGCGGACGCGTGATCACGGCGTTCAACATGCACCCCGGCGGCGACCCTGACAAACGCACAAACCTGTATTTCTTGCAAACCGAAGATCAGGGCGACACCTGGCGAACCGCCGGGGGGGAGCACGTAGAACCGCCGTTGACCGACCCGCAATGCTCAGCCTTAGTGCGCGACTATCGTTCCGAAAAGCGGCTGGTCTACTTGAAGGACATCGGCTTCGACGCCAGCGGCAATCCGGTGATCCTCTATCTTACAAGCAGCGATCACCGGCCGGGCCCGGTTGGTGCGCCTCGCATGTGGTCGATCGCTCATTGGACGGGCTTGGAGTGGACCTTTCGGGACATCACGACTTCGTCCCACAACTATGACATGGGCTCGCTCTATCTTGAGCCCGATGGAACCTGGCGTGTTATCGCGCCAACGGAAGAAGGACCACAGCAGCACGGGACGGGTGGAGAGATCGCCGTTTGGACGAGCCGCGACAAGGGGCAATCGTGGACGAAAGCGTTGAGCGTTACCAAAGACAGCCGCATGAACCATGGATACGTGCGGCGACCGAGGAACGCGCACCCAGATTTCTACGGCTTTTGGGCCGACGGCAACCCGGATTCGATGTCCGAGTCACGGCTGTACTTCACCAACCGAGCAGGGGACCAAACTTGGCGCCTCCCGTACCACATGCCCGAGGCGGCCGCCGCTCCCGAGGTCGTTGTTGACGGGCAGTAG
- a CDS encoding iron chaperone produces the protein MTKFADHDAYIAAAPESFQPLLVQLRAQVAKALPDAEEIIAYDMPGFGFGESIIVGYAAFSKQCGLYVSKDAITAHADDIATAGLKATKTGVTFSPRKPIPDGLVGKLALASRESLGR, from the coding sequence ATGACAAAGTTCGCAGACCATGACGCCTATATCGCCGCGGCGCCAGAATCATTTCAGCCGCTGTTGGTTCAACTTCGTGCTCAAGTCGCCAAAGCTCTTCCTGACGCAGAGGAGATAATCGCTTACGACATGCCCGGGTTCGGGTTTGGAGAATCGATCATCGTCGGCTACGCAGCATTCAGCAAGCAGTGTGGCCTCTACGTGAGCAAAGACGCCATCACCGCCCATGCCGATGATATTGCCACCGCCGGGCTCAAGGCTACCAAGACCGGAGTCACTTTCTCTCCGCGCAAGCCCATCCCCGACGGACTGGTTGGCAAGCTCGCGCTGGCGTCGCGAGAATCGCTTGGACGATGA
- a CDS encoding GTPase family protein: protein MFGRLVTQILHPRIDDEKLREVLAQARERMPPPVIWLFGKTQSGKTSLIRTLTGRSDAEIGNGFRACTKTARMYAFPNETLCLIRFLDTRGLGEVNYDPTEDLAWLAEQSHLMIVVMKALDPAQKTVLESLEKVRQRQPRTPLVVAQTCLHEGYPPGLATHPSPYPYDESPIPETAPVDVRRALVHQREWFLRHKGASAPHFVALDFTQPEDGYTPIDYGIDALWRAIEDVLPHGLQSLLRSDAQAMRQLHDIHFEKARPQIIAHSVAAGMAAAVPFPIVDIAGSLAVVGKMFHALSGLYKQPLSAGLVSELVGCLGIGFTLRIAGREAIKTVPFAGSLVAVASGVYMAACTYALGLTLCYYFSHAQQGAVPDSAALRNVYGAAYQEGIEKFRDYLKSSEKPT from the coding sequence ATGTTTGGCCGACTCGTTACCCAGATACTGCACCCGCGGATCGACGACGAGAAGCTGCGCGAAGTTCTGGCCCAAGCACGCGAGCGGATGCCGCCTCCGGTGATCTGGCTGTTCGGCAAGACCCAGTCGGGCAAGACCTCGCTGATCCGCACACTCACGGGTCGCTCGGACGCAGAGATTGGGAACGGGTTCCGGGCGTGCACCAAGACGGCGCGGATGTACGCGTTCCCCAACGAAACGCTCTGCTTAATCCGCTTCCTGGACACCCGCGGATTAGGGGAAGTGAACTACGACCCGACCGAAGACCTGGCGTGGCTGGCGGAACAATCGCACCTGATGATTGTGGTGATGAAGGCGCTCGACCCCGCCCAGAAGACCGTGCTGGAGTCGCTGGAAAAGGTCCGCCAGCGCCAGCCACGCACCCCGCTGGTGGTGGCGCAGACCTGCCTGCACGAAGGCTATCCCCCCGGTCTGGCGACGCACCCCTCCCCTTACCCGTACGATGAAAGCCCCATCCCCGAGACGGCGCCCGTGGACGTGCGGCGTGCGCTCGTCCATCAGCGCGAGTGGTTCCTGCGGCACAAGGGCGCGAGCGCGCCCCACTTCGTGGCGCTGGATTTCACGCAGCCCGAAGACGGCTACACGCCGATCGACTACGGGATCGACGCCCTCTGGCGGGCCATCGAAGACGTGCTGCCCCACGGCCTACAGAGCCTGCTGCGCAGCGACGCTCAGGCGATGCGCCAGTTGCACGACATCCACTTCGAGAAAGCGCGACCGCAGATTATCGCCCACTCCGTGGCGGCCGGCATGGCGGCGGCCGTGCCGTTTCCGATCGTCGACATCGCGGGGAGCCTGGCGGTGGTCGGCAAGATGTTCCACGCGTTGTCGGGACTGTACAAACAGCCGCTGTCGGCCGGGTTGGTGTCGGAGCTGGTGGGCTGCCTGGGGATCGGGTTCACGCTGCGGATCGCGGGGCGTGAGGCGATCAAGACGGTCCCGTTCGCCGGATCGCTGGTGGCGGTGGCTTCGGGCGTCTACATGGCGGCCTGCACCTACGCGCTGGGCCTGACCCTCTGCTACTACTTTAGCCACGCGCAGCAGGGCGCCGTGCCCGACTCGGCGGCGCTCCGCAACGTCTACGGCGCGGCCTATCAGGAAGGGATCGAGAAGTTCCGCGACTACCTGAAGAGCTCTGAAAAACCGACATGA
- a CDS encoding GTPase family protein, with protein sequence MNRRWIALGAVLAGVLLAPYLALLGLGFVWLNEHGWLMTWLIVAAISSLAATLLHWSLRGNRLSRPRWRVEPDPEWTDTDRQAWSQVQHIAHQAGGRALTLGRLDELQALGDELFTAVARAYFPRAREPLLQVTVPDTLAIVELAAHDLRAIAENLPGSRALSLGQVRRLQSTGSAAWAAYELGYRVYRVARSIYNPLGALVNEAGGVGTRRSMDWLRKDFQRRAQTYSVELAGKYAIELYSGRIQLRSAHVQQYVTQRSRRDSAASAAKQRGLLAEPLRVLVLGQVKAGKSSLINALFGQLRAAVDVVPCTRSVEPFVLQREGQTEAIVLDTAGYEDASAAGALLGDLVVESQQADLILLAVSASQAARAPDQLILRAIRQSFEGATTRQPPPCIVALTHIDRLRPPQAWAPPYDLTSDDPKARSIREVMAVVAEELALPLESIAPVCLFPDRLYNVTDGLMPLLVQAFSEAERSRVARVLTAHQTETQWSNLWRQAIQSGRLSLTTLGDLYRPK encoded by the coding sequence ATGAACCGACGATGGATCGCGCTGGGCGCCGTGCTGGCCGGGGTGTTGCTCGCCCCCTACCTGGCGCTGCTGGGGTTGGGATTCGTTTGGCTAAACGAGCATGGTTGGCTGATGACGTGGCTGATCGTTGCGGCGATCAGCAGCCTCGCGGCCACCCTGCTGCACTGGAGCCTGCGCGGCAATCGCCTGTCGCGGCCCCGGTGGCGCGTCGAGCCCGACCCAGAATGGACCGATACCGATCGGCAGGCCTGGAGCCAGGTGCAACACATCGCGCACCAGGCCGGCGGTCGCGCCTTGACGCTGGGCCGCCTCGACGAGCTACAGGCGCTGGGTGACGAGCTGTTCACGGCCGTTGCCCGCGCCTACTTTCCCCGGGCGCGCGAGCCGCTGCTGCAAGTCACCGTGCCGGACACGCTGGCCATCGTCGAGCTCGCGGCCCACGACCTGCGAGCCATCGCGGAAAACCTGCCGGGATCGCGCGCCCTGTCGCTAGGGCAGGTGCGCCGGCTTCAATCGACCGGGTCCGCGGCGTGGGCCGCCTACGAGCTGGGCTACCGTGTCTACCGCGTGGCGAGGTCTATCTACAACCCGCTGGGGGCTTTGGTAAACGAGGCGGGAGGCGTCGGCACGCGGCGGTCGATGGATTGGTTGCGGAAGGACTTTCAGCGACGCGCACAGACCTACAGCGTCGAACTCGCTGGCAAGTACGCCATCGAGCTGTACAGCGGAAGGATCCAACTGCGCAGCGCGCACGTGCAGCAGTATGTGACTCAGCGTTCGCGACGCGATTCGGCCGCCTCGGCCGCCAAGCAGCGGGGCCTGCTGGCGGAGCCGCTGCGTGTGCTGGTGCTGGGTCAGGTTAAGGCGGGCAAGTCGAGCCTGATCAACGCGCTCTTCGGGCAGTTGCGGGCCGCGGTCGACGTGGTCCCCTGCACGAGGAGCGTCGAGCCGTTCGTGCTGCAACGCGAAGGTCAAACCGAAGCGATCGTGCTCGACACCGCCGGTTACGAGGACGCCTCCGCGGCGGGGGCGCTGCTCGGCGACCTGGTTGTGGAATCGCAACAGGCCGACTTGATCCTGCTGGCCGTGTCCGCGAGCCAGGCAGCGCGGGCGCCCGACCAATTGATCCTGCGGGCGATCCGGCAGAGCTTCGAGGGGGCCACCACTCGCCAGCCTCCCCCCTGCATCGTCGCACTGACGCACATCGACCGGCTCAGGCCGCCGCAAGCGTGGGCGCCCCCCTACGACCTTACCAGCGACGACCCCAAAGCGCGATCCATCCGCGAGGTGATGGCGGTGGTGGCCGAGGAGCTGGCGTTGCCGCTCGAGTCGATCGCGCCGGTCTGCTTGTTTCCGGACCGGCTTTACAACGTCACCGACGGCTTGATGCCGCTGCTGGTGCAGGCGTTCTCCGAGGCCGAGCGGAGCCGCGTGGCCCGAGTCCTCACGGCCCACCAAACTGAAACCCAGTGGTCCAACCTTTGGCGACAAGCCATCCAGAGCGGCCGCCTGTCGCTGACCACGCTCGGCGACTTGTACCGCCCAAAATAG
- a CDS encoding Y4yA family PLP-dependent enzyme yields MTAGPDVGVAGERGPSAEALRRNLRGVAPLDGALKPWMVETLSDPRLPSWVEQWGSPLNLLCRATFEENLARLRGVGARRSIDLEVFFARKANKCLGFVEACVERQAGVDTASLEELRQALDAGAPPERLICTAAIKEAPLVNLCLQHRVTIALDNHDELRLLYNLANGHPPSVALRVSGFRRPGGRLVSRFGFPLEEAAAVAEQNPPERLAIRGVHFHLDGYDPAQRVSGIEQSLVLIDRARRLGHPCSFLDIGGGIPICYLQHRDQWEAFWRRHRQTLQGEYAEATFRGHTLGLTVDGGRLLGEPNVYPFYQELVSDHWLDAVLASPLSNGQTVASALAERRVQLRCEPGRALLEGCGMTVARVVHRRRNESGDLLVGLAMNRTQCRTGSDDFLVDPILVPAVGAARAHHAEFGQGYLTGAYCTESEAILLRKLDFLAGVAVGDLIALPNTAGYFMHFLESRSHQFPLAENVFLQDLD; encoded by the coding sequence ATGACCGCAGGCCCTGATGTTGGCGTGGCAGGCGAACGGGGCCCGTCCGCCGAAGCGTTGAGGCGCAACCTCCGGGGGGTCGCGCCCCTGGACGGCGCCTTGAAGCCCTGGATGGTGGAGACACTCTCTGACCCGCGGCTCCCGTCCTGGGTGGAACAATGGGGATCGCCGCTCAACCTTCTCTGCCGCGCGACCTTTGAAGAGAACCTGGCGCGACTCCGCGGCGTGGGCGCGAGGCGGTCGATCGACCTGGAGGTGTTCTTCGCTCGCAAGGCCAACAAGTGCCTCGGGTTCGTCGAAGCCTGTGTCGAGCGCCAAGCCGGCGTCGATACCGCGAGCCTCGAAGAATTGCGGCAGGCTCTCGACGCCGGGGCGCCCCCGGAACGGCTGATCTGCACCGCAGCGATCAAGGAGGCCCCGCTTGTGAACCTGTGCCTGCAGCACCGGGTCACGATCGCGCTGGACAACCACGACGAACTCCGCCTGCTGTACAACTTGGCCAACGGCCACCCCCCCTCGGTCGCGCTGCGCGTCAGCGGGTTTCGGCGCCCCGGCGGGCGGCTCGTCAGCCGTTTTGGCTTTCCGCTCGAAGAAGCCGCGGCCGTCGCGGAGCAGAACCCCCCCGAGCGGCTCGCGATCCGAGGCGTCCATTTTCATCTCGATGGCTACGACCCGGCGCAGCGCGTCAGCGGCATCGAGCAATCCTTGGTGCTGATCGATCGGGCGCGGCGGTTGGGTCACCCCTGCTCCTTCTTGGACATCGGCGGCGGGATCCCGATCTGCTACCTCCAGCACCGCGATCAGTGGGAGGCGTTTTGGCGTCGGCACCGGCAGACGCTTCAGGGCGAGTACGCCGAGGCTACCTTTCGCGGGCACACGCTGGGGCTCACCGTGGACGGCGGTCGCTTGCTCGGCGAGCCGAATGTTTATCCGTTCTACCAAGAACTAGTCTCGGACCACTGGCTTGATGCCGTCTTGGCGTCGCCGCTGTCGAATGGCCAGACGGTGGCGTCGGCGCTCGCAGAGCGGCGCGTTCAGCTCCGATGCGAGCCCGGCCGGGCCCTGCTTGAGGGCTGCGGCATGACGGTGGCCCGGGTTGTTCATCGCCGCCGCAACGAGTCCGGCGATTTGCTAGTTGGACTTGCGATGAACCGCACGCAGTGCCGTACCGGCAGCGACGATTTCTTGGTCGATCCGATCCTCGTCCCTGCCGTGGGCGCCGCCCGCGCCCACCACGCCGAATTTGGGCAGGGCTATTTGACCGGCGCGTATTGCACCGAGTCGGAAGCCATCCTGCTCCGGAAACTTGACTTCCTCGCGGGCGTTGCGGTGGGCGATCTGATAGCACTACCCAACACGGCCGGTTACTTCATGCACTTCCTAGAGAGCCGCTCGCATCAGTTCCCGCTGGCCGAGAACGTGTTCTTGCAAGACCTTGACTAG
- a CDS encoding FAD/NAD(P)-binding protein — protein MTALTPLAGHRRRPPSSAATAPYRIAIVGAGPRGLHALEAVAAAYGSASGRKPVDVTFFDPAEAPGAGAVYAPSQPPWLRMNFPAKRVSAWSCSSADRPSRLGFVDWCHRRGHTQVTDGVYAPRSLVGAYLSDCFATLVKQLPPGITCRVEQQRVAAVAPLPSRVEIVAGGRRLGFDEAVVTTGHGCDAHARPRGGVWPLASIARHAEGWVGQRVAVRGFALTAIDAILALTEGQGGRFEPEGAVWRYRASGREPVVIAPFSRSGRPMYAKPDYAVAQAWGEWDGWRRVCDRLASLETMHGSLDFLVDIRPVLLSVADSFAAWARGDREPLEGGAARSWLDRQAAAPEDALACWEQSCAIAGGRRPPDPASALGEVWRRCYPQLVRLVSYGGLRSSSCASWKQFAVIMERVAFGPPAENVRRLLALVGSGRLDLGFLPAPAVTRQERGWRVERGAHRFDASVLVHAVIAGPEQNAQRGPLGKLLANGYLALAAETGGVKVDRQGRPVGAALPSGDRLRVFGRATEGWILGADTLNRELHPETARWAVDLVRRLPALDL, from the coding sequence ATGACGGCGCTCACGCCCCTGGCCGGTCACCGGCGACGTCCCCCAAGCAGCGCGGCGACGGCGCCCTACCGGATCGCGATCGTTGGCGCCGGCCCGCGCGGGCTGCATGCGCTCGAGGCGGTCGCCGCGGCGTACGGTTCGGCGTCGGGCAGGAAGCCCGTGGACGTCACCTTCTTCGATCCGGCCGAGGCGCCCGGCGCCGGAGCGGTCTACGCGCCGAGCCAGCCCCCCTGGCTGCGGATGAATTTCCCCGCCAAGCGGGTCTCGGCCTGGTCATGCAGCTCCGCCGATCGACCCAGCCGCTTAGGTTTCGTCGACTGGTGTCACCGCCGCGGACACACACAGGTCACGGACGGTGTGTACGCACCACGGTCGCTGGTCGGCGCGTACTTGTCGGATTGCTTTGCAACCCTGGTCAAGCAGCTCCCCCCGGGGATCACCTGCCGGGTGGAGCAACAACGGGTGGCGGCGGTTGCGCCGCTGCCGTCGCGGGTAGAGATCGTCGCGGGCGGCAGACGGCTCGGCTTCGACGAGGCGGTCGTCACGACCGGCCACGGGTGCGACGCCCACGCGCGGCCGCGCGGTGGAGTGTGGCCGCTCGCGTCGATCGCTCGTCACGCAGAGGGATGGGTCGGCCAACGTGTCGCTGTCCGCGGGTTCGCCCTGACCGCGATCGACGCCATCCTGGCGCTCACCGAAGGGCAGGGGGGCCGATTCGAGCCAGAGGGCGCCGTCTGGCGCTACCGGGCCAGCGGCCGCGAGCCGGTCGTCATCGCGCCGTTCTCCAGGTCCGGTCGACCGATGTACGCGAAGCCCGATTACGCCGTCGCCCAGGCGTGGGGAGAGTGGGACGGCTGGCGACGCGTTTGCGATCGGCTCGCGTCACTAGAGACGATGCACGGCTCGCTCGACTTCCTCGTGGATATCCGGCCGGTGCTCCTGAGCGTCGCGGACAGCTTCGCGGCCTGGGCGCGGGGCGACCGAGAACCGCTCGAGGGGGGCGCCGCACGGTCCTGGCTCGATCGCCAAGCCGCCGCGCCGGAAGACGCGTTGGCGTGCTGGGAGCAATCCTGCGCGATCGCCGGCGGGCGTCGCCCTCCTGACCCGGCAAGCGCGCTGGGCGAAGTATGGAGGCGCTGCTATCCGCAACTCGTTCGCCTGGTCAGCTACGGTGGGCTGCGATCGTCGAGCTGCGCGTCGTGGAAGCAGTTTGCGGTGATTATGGAGCGGGTGGCGTTCGGTCCCCCGGCGGAGAACGTTCGACGCCTGCTGGCCCTGGTGGGCTCTGGGCGTCTGGACCTCGGGTTCTTGCCGGCGCCCGCCGTCACGAGGCAGGAGCGGGGCTGGCGCGTAGAACGGGGCGCGCACCGCTTCGACGCCAGCGTGCTGGTCCATGCGGTTATCGCGGGGCCGGAGCAGAACGCGCAGCGGGGGCCGTTGGGCAAGCTGCTCGCAAACGGCTATCTTGCGCTCGCGGCGGAAACGGGCGGGGTCAAGGTCGATCGTCAAGGACGACCCGTGGGGGCGGCGCTGCCGTCGGGCGATCGCCTCCGTGTGTTCGGGCGTGCGACCGAGGGCTGGATCCTCGGAGCGGACACCCTCAACCGAGAGCTTCATCCAGAGACCGCCCGGTGGGCGGTCGACCTCGTCAGGCGTCTACCCGCGTTGGATCTATGA
- the sbnA gene encoding 2,3-diaminopropionate biosynthesis protein SbnA has product MWVGDTRPFAEQYAVHNRLIDIRSRPRAGSAHVSPRLAQRKPADGILQAVGQTPLVRLRRFLEASNIKLYAKLEAANPGGSAKDRPAKAMIEEALATGRIDSRATVIESSSGNMGIGLAQACAYHKLRFICVVDPRSQRQNLAIMRALGAEVRLVESPVGGDFLTARLACVQELLATIPGSYWPNQYANQENCRSHEAGTAAEVLAALGRRVGRVYVATSSTGTLNGFINAFAAASPRTRVVGVDAIGSVLFGGKRGERSISGFGAGCEPPLARDCRPDAVIRVSDLDCVVGCRRLAATEAYLAGGSGGGVLQAIRSHQAELAGQTCVAILHDSGARYLDTVYDDQWVERALAVRPTLLKALAEDQLPDPPR; this is encoded by the coding sequence GTGTGGGTCGGCGATACCCGGCCATTTGCGGAGCAATACGCGGTGCACAATAGACTGATTGACATTCGAAGCCGCCCCCGAGCGGGCTCGGCACACGTCTCACCGCGACTGGCGCAACGCAAGCCGGCCGATGGGATCCTCCAGGCCGTCGGGCAGACCCCGCTTGTCCGTCTACGACGGTTTCTTGAGGCCTCCAACATCAAGCTCTATGCGAAGCTCGAGGCGGCCAACCCGGGGGGGAGCGCCAAAGATCGACCGGCGAAGGCGATGATTGAGGAGGCGCTCGCTACTGGTCGGATTGACTCCAGGGCGACCGTTATCGAGTCGTCGTCTGGAAACATGGGCATCGGCCTGGCCCAGGCCTGCGCCTACCACAAGCTCCGCTTTATCTGTGTCGTCGATCCCCGGTCGCAGCGGCAGAACCTGGCGATCATGCGGGCGCTGGGGGCGGAGGTTCGACTGGTGGAGTCGCCGGTCGGAGGGGACTTCCTTACCGCGCGACTCGCCTGCGTCCAGGAGCTGCTCGCAACCATCCCCGGGTCCTACTGGCCCAACCAGTACGCAAACCAGGAGAACTGCCGCTCGCATGAGGCGGGGACAGCGGCGGAGGTACTCGCCGCGCTCGGCCGACGCGTCGGCCGGGTGTACGTCGCCACCAGCAGCACCGGGACGCTCAACGGGTTCATCAACGCGTTCGCCGCCGCAAGTCCGCGCACGCGGGTGGTCGGGGTCGACGCGATCGGCAGCGTGCTCTTCGGCGGCAAGCGGGGAGAACGCTCTATCTCCGGCTTCGGCGCGGGGTGCGAGCCCCCTCTGGCCCGCGACTGCCGGCCCGACGCGGTCATCCGAGTGAGCGATCTGGACTGCGTGGTCGGCTGCCGACGACTCGCGGCCACCGAGGCGTACCTAGCTGGGGGCTCGGGGGGCGGGGTCCTCCAGGCGATCCGATCGCATCAGGCCGAGTTGGCGGGACAAACGTGTGTCGCGATCCTCCACGATTCGGGCGCCCGCTACCTGGATACCGTTTACGACGACCAATGGGTGGAGCGTGCGCTGGCGGTCAGACCCACCCTCCTAAAGGCGCTCGCAGAAGATCAACTCCCCGACCCCCCTCGGTGA